The sequence GCTGGCCAGCCCGGTGAGCAGGACATCTTCGAAATTCAGGGCCGGCGCTTGGCCACGGGTACTGATATAGCGCATGTTTTCAAACCTTCGGTTTGAGCCAGAAGCCTGGCGTGCGAAGCCGAGCGACCGCTTCGGCTTCAGGTTCGGCTTCCAGCTCCGATTAATTCAGCTGTTCTACTCGGATCCGCACCACGCTGCCAACGACGTCGCTCAACGATTCCAGGGCGGCGATCGCATCGTCGATGCGCTGCTCGACCACTCGGTGAGTGACAAGGATGACCGGCACCAGCCCATCATGGACCTCGGCTTCCTTCTGCATGATCGATTCGATATTGATTCCGCGCTCCGAAAGGATGGTCGCTACCTGTGCCAGCACGCCCGGATGATCCTTGGCCTGGATGCGCAGGTAATACGCGCTTTCGCAGGCGCCTATCGGCAGGATGGGATGGGCCGATAGCGAGTCGGGCTGGAACGCAAGGTGCGGGACGCGGTTGTTCGGATCGGTCGTCAGCGCACGGGCCACGTCGACCAGATCCGCAACGACGGCCGATGCCGTCGGCTCCATGCCGGCGCCAGCACCGTAGTACAGCGTCGAGCCGACCGCATCCCCGTTGACCATGACCGCATTCATCACGCCGTTGACATTGGCGATCAGACGGTCGGCCGGTATCAGGGTCGGATGTACCCGCAGTTCGATGCCCGACGCGGTGCTGCGCGCGACCCCCAGGTGCTTGATACGATACCCCAGCGCCTCGGCATAGTTGACGTCGGCTGTGGTCAAGCGGGAAATGCCTTCGGTGTAGGCCTTGTCGAACTGCAGTGGCACGCCGAAGGCGATCGACGCGAGGATCGTCAGCTTGTGCGCGGCGTCGATGCCTTCGACGTCGAACGTCGGATCGGCCTCGGCATAGCCCAACTCCTGCGCTTGCTTGAGTACGTCCTCGAAGGCACGGCCCTTCTCCCGCATTTCGGTAAGAATGAAGTTGCCCGTGCCATTGATAATGCCGGCCAGCCAGTTGATCTGGTTGCCCGCCAGGCCTTCGCGGATCGCCTTGATGACCGGAATGCCGCCAGCGACCGAGGCTTCGAAGGCCACGATGACACCCTTCTCACGCGCCTTGGCGAAGATTTCGTTGCCGTGCACGGCGATCAGCGCCTTGTTCGCCGTGACCACATGCTTGCCGTTCTCGATGGCCTTGAGCACCAGCTCGCGGGCCAGCGTATAACCGCCGATCAGTTCGACGACGATGTCGATCTCAGGGTTGTTCGCCACCTCGAAAATATCGGCGGTAATGGGCGTGTCACCGGTGTTGCACCTGGGGTTCTCATGACGAGCCGCAATCTGCGCGACTTCGATTCCACGCCCGGCACGACGGGCGATTTCCGCCGCGTTGCGCTCGAGCACATTGAAGGTACCGCCACCGACGGTCCCCAGCCCACAGATGCCAACTTTCACCGGTTTCAAGCTGCACTCCCCCTACCCAGCGAACGGCCCTGCACTGCGGCCGAACAAAAGAGTCGCACATTACGAAGCGCACGGGATTTAGTCAAATCGGCGGCAACCGCCAGGCCTTGCGGCTAGCCGGGTTCACTCTGCAATCCCAGGCGCTGATGCCACTGGGCGAGCGACTCGTCGGGATACTCATCGAAACAGCGATCGTCGGGCCCTACCTGCGGTTCCACCCACGACGCCTTCGACGCCAGCATGAGATGCGTGGACTCAGGGGGCACGGGCAGATCGGTATCGATGGCCGACGCGTGCGGGTGGACCAGATCCGGCCAATTGGGGTCCCACAGCCAAAGCGCACTGCCACACAGCTTGCAGAAATGGCGCTGGCCGTCGCTGACCCGGCTCGCCCCGGTCGCCGGATCGACCATCCTGGCCTGATAGATGCCCAGATTCTCTCGCCCCTCGACAGCCAGGGTCCGATGATCGGCGCCCAGGTTGATCGCATAGCCACCGCCCCCAGCCGTCTTGCGGCATATCGAGCAATAGCAACGCATGAACGGATAGGGCTCGGCCGATTCGAGCGAGAAACGCACGGCCTTGCAGTGACAGGAACCTTCAAGCTTCATGTTCGCACCTCCTCGGTATGCCTTCAGGCTTTGAACGCAAGGAGCCGAACAGTTCGGGTGGCGACAGGCAGGACAGCGACTTCAGGACCGAAGGTACACTGTCCGGGCCGTTTACTCGGCTTGCAAGGCGAGGGCCGCGAGCTGAGGTGCCGGCTGATAGCCAGGAATGATCTGGCCATCGGCGAGGATGATGGCCGGGGTCCCTTGGACGCCGATGAGCTGACCCAGCTCGTACTGTTCGGCGACCGGATTGTCACAGCTGGCAGCAGGGACGTCCTCGCGCGCCTTGGCCTTGTCCATCGCTGCCTGACGATCCTTTGCACACCAGACGCTGGTGAGTGTGTTGGCGCCGTGGCTGGCCATCCCCTGACGAGGGAATGCCATGTAACGGACTTCCACACCCAGACGGTTCAACTCGGGGACTTCGCTGTGGAGTTTCTGGCAATAGCCGCAATCGGTGTCGGTGAACACCGTAATGTGGGTTTTCGGCTTTTCCGGTGCGAAGACCACCATCTTGCTGGCGGGAACCGCTTCGATCATCCTGGCCACTGAGCGACTCTGCGCCTGCTCGGTAAGATTGGTGGCCTGGCCATCCTTGAACTGGAACATGTATCCCTGGATCACGAATTGCCCATCGGCGCTCGCGTAGAGTTGCCGGCCGCCTTTGAGCTGGACCTGATAAACGCCATCCATGGGGCTCTCGGCAATCGCTTCGATCGGCATGCCGGGCTGTATCAACTGCAGTGAATCACGGATCGCCTGTTCGGCATCGGCAGCCAGGGTAACGGTGCTGGCCAGACCGATGGTCGCGGCAGCAAATAAACGAATCACGCGCATGGAGTCTCCGGGCGACTTCGATCGAGGAAGGACTCGCAGATTAACATAGCGACCGCCTCCGAGCGCAGGGAGCGGGGCCTGGGAAGCGTACTTTGTGGGCTGCCGCGCACCCCGCGGGCGAACGCCTTCAACCACGCGGATGATGCTGCGCATGGAGTTCCTGGAGTCGCGCGCGGGCAATATGGGTGTAAATCTGCGTGGTGGACAGATCGCTATGACCGAGCAGCATCTGCACGGTCCGCAGATCGGCGCCATGGTTGAGCAGGTGCGTGGCGAACGCGTGACGCAGCGTGTGCGGGGAAATCGACGCCGCGATTCCAGCTTGCCGGGCATGCAGCTTGATCCGATGCCAAAACGTCTGCCGCGTCATCAGATCACCACGTCGACTGGGGAATACTACATCGCTGGCCTTGCCGGCCAGCAGCACGCCACGAGCGTCACGCAGGTAGCGAGCCAGCCAATGCAGGGCCTCCTCGCCGAGCGGCACCAGACGCTCCTTGTTGCCCTTGCCGAATGTGCGCAATACCCCTTGGCGAAGGTTGAGCTGTTCCAGGCTGAGACTCACCAGCTCCGTCACCCGCAAGCCGGTCGCATACAGGACCTCCAGCATCGCTCGATCGCGCATACCCAGCGCTTCGCCGATATCGGGGGCCGCCAGCAAAGCGTCCACATCCGCCTCGGACAACGCCTTGGGCAACGGCCGCCCGAGTTGTGGCAGTTCCACCCGCAGCGTAGGGTCTGCCGAAATATCGCCCTCGCGAAGCAGAAACCGGTAGAAACCACGGAGCCCGGACAGCAGCCGCGCGGTTGAACGCGCCTTGTAGTTATTGGCCAGACGCCAGGCGAGGTGATCGAGGATGGCCTCTCGACCCGCCCCCATCAGCCTCACGCCACGCTCATCGAGCCAACCATTGAACAACGTCAGATCGCTCCGATAGGCCTCGCGGGTGTTGTCCGACAGGCCTTTTTCCAGCCAGAGGGCATCGAGGTAGCGGTCGATTACAGGGTCGTCGAGTGCAGGCATGGGGCTTGATCGCGCTTGGAGAGCGCATCAGTGTTCCACAAGCGGCGCCCGCCGCGCCACACCGGCACCCGGGATCGCGCTGTGCTGCTGGCCATTCACCCGACAGCCGAACAGCCAAAAAAAAAGCAGCCCGAAGGCTGCCTTTTTTTCGAGGACGCTTTGCTCAGGAAAGCTTTTCCTTGATACGGGCTGCCTTGCCGGACAGCGCGCGGAGGTAGTACAGCTTGGCTTTGCGGACATCACCACGGCGCTTGACGCTGAGGCTGTCGACCATCGGGCTGTAGTACTGGAACGTACGCTCCACACCCACGCCATTGGAAATCTTGCGAACGGTGAAGGCGCTGTTCAGGCCGCGGTTACGCTTGCCGATCACGACGCCTTCGAAGGCCTGCAGACGCTCACGGTCGCCTTCCTTTACCTTCACCTGGACGACCACGGTGTCACCGGGGGCGAACGGAGGCAGTTCTTTGGTCATCTGCTCGGCTTCGAGCGCCTGGATAATCTTGTTGGTCATGCTGTGCTCCTAAGGCAGGCCCTCATGGCGTGCCATCGA is a genomic window of Stutzerimonas stutzeri containing:
- a CDS encoding homoserine dehydrogenase produces the protein MKPVKVGICGLGTVGGGTFNVLERNAAEIARRAGRGIEVAQIAARHENPRCNTGDTPITADIFEVANNPEIDIVVELIGGYTLARELVLKAIENGKHVVTANKALIAVHGNEIFAKAREKGVIVAFEASVAGGIPVIKAIREGLAGNQINWLAGIINGTGNFILTEMREKGRAFEDVLKQAQELGYAEADPTFDVEGIDAAHKLTILASIAFGVPLQFDKAYTEGISRLTTADVNYAEALGYRIKHLGVARSTASGIELRVHPTLIPADRLIANVNGVMNAVMVNGDAVGSTLYYGAGAGMEPTASAVVADLVDVARALTTDPNNRVPHLAFQPDSLSAHPILPIGACESAYYLRIQAKDHPGVLAQVATILSERGINIESIMQKEAEVHDGLVPVILVTHRVVEQRIDDAIAALESLSDVVGSVVRIRVEQLN
- a CDS encoding GFA family protein; the protein is MKLEGSCHCKAVRFSLESAEPYPFMRCYCSICRKTAGGGGYAINLGADHRTLAVEGRENLGIYQARMVDPATGASRVSDGQRHFCKLCGSALWLWDPNWPDLVHPHASAIDTDLPVPPESTHLMLASKASWVEPQVGPDDRCFDEYPDESLAQWHQRLGLQSEPG
- a CDS encoding DsbC family protein yields the protein MRVIRLFAAATIGLASTVTLAADAEQAIRDSLQLIQPGMPIEAIAESPMDGVYQVQLKGGRQLYASADGQFVIQGYMFQFKDGQATNLTEQAQSRSVARMIEAVPASKMVVFAPEKPKTHITVFTDTDCGYCQKLHSEVPELNRLGVEVRYMAFPRQGMASHGANTLTSVWCAKDRQAAMDKAKAREDVPAASCDNPVAEQYELGQLIGVQGTPAIILADGQIIPGYQPAPQLAALALQAE
- the xerD gene encoding site-specific tyrosine recombinase XerD; the encoded protein is MPALDDPVIDRYLDALWLEKGLSDNTREAYRSDLTLFNGWLDERGVRLMGAGREAILDHLAWRLANNYKARSTARLLSGLRGFYRFLLREGDISADPTLRVELPQLGRPLPKALSEADVDALLAAPDIGEALGMRDRAMLEVLYATGLRVTELVSLSLEQLNLRQGVLRTFGKGNKERLVPLGEEALHWLARYLRDARGVLLAGKASDVVFPSRRGDLMTRQTFWHRIKLHARQAGIAASISPHTLRHAFATHLLNHGADLRTVQMLLGHSDLSTTQIYTHIARARLQELHAQHHPRG
- the rplS gene encoding 50S ribosomal protein L19 — translated: MTNKIIQALEAEQMTKELPPFAPGDTVVVQVKVKEGDRERLQAFEGVVIGKRNRGLNSAFTVRKISNGVGVERTFQYYSPMVDSLSVKRRGDVRKAKLYYLRALSGKAARIKEKLS